In one window of Epinephelus fuscoguttatus linkage group LG20, E.fuscoguttatus.final_Chr_v1 DNA:
- the LOC125880754 gene encoding uncharacterized protein LOC125880754 — MPTQSVDLLTTEMSTTPPFTDSPTVVGNATTAAIIMDNPTSAFSPQNKLDEISANDITSRANYFYSFFAGLGFIAGCFLIYSFIQTYRAQRRLAWLDCLLWAFCSLQLLLLLLSLHIVAYRPHYLLATGLGCAALSFTINTACLCGLLVLVLMAYVLTLDPPSHALLRKPWVCAALVILTSILISLLLAGLRGPRDGLQEKGRCFMDPVQAGVSYAAARLCLAFLIPYILQMGLLIGGCVRQWKSKGRFLSGSEEGPVFLAVTVVMFICQLFYSVALVRGAQLAQREKGLTHHERAFLSVAEFVLFSGSSGSLLLVLLLHRPCRESLHGVFRQLRDCCQSPGRTQPNRNIIAPHIEITDTLQDIES, encoded by the exons ATG CCTACTCAAAGCGTGGACTTGCTCACCACTGAGATGAGCACCACGCCTCCATTTACCGACAGTCCCACTGTCGTGGGCAACGCCACCACCGCTGCCATCATAATGGACAACCCCACCTCTGCATTCTCCCCTCAAAACAAGTTAGACGAAATCTCAGCCAATGACATCACCTCCAGGGCGAACTACTTCTACAGTTTCTTCGCTGGGCTCGGCTTCATCGCCGGCTGCTTCCTGATCTACAGCTTCATCCAGACCTACAGAGCCCAGAGGCGGCTGGCCTGGCTCGACTGCCTGCTCTGGGCATTTTGcagcctccagctgctgctcctgctcctctctcttcacATTGTGGCCTACAGACCTCATTACCTGCTCGCAACAGGTTTGGGCTGTGCTGCTCTCTCCTTTACCATCAACACGGCCTGTCTCTGCGGTCTGCTGGTCTTAGTGCTGATGGCTTACGTGCTAACACTGGATCCACCATCCCACGCCCTGCTGAGGAAGCCTTGGGTCTGTGCGGCTCTGGTGATCCTGACTTCTATCTTGATTTCTCTGCTCCTGGCCGGGCTTCGTGGACCCCGAGATGGTCTACAGGAGAAAGGCAGGTGCTTTATGGATCCAGTCCAAGCTGGTGTGTCTTACGCAGCTGCTAGGTTGTGCCTGGCTTTTTTGATTCCCTACATCCTCCAAATGGGACTTCTGATAGGTGGCTGTGTCCGGCAGTGGAAATCTAAAGGACGTTTCCTCTCCGGCTCCGAGGAGGGTCCTGTGTTCCTGGCAGTGACCGTGGTCATGTTCATCTGCCAGCTCTTCTACAGCGTGGCGCTGGTGAGAGGAGCACAACTGGCACAACGAGAGAAGGGGCTGACCCATCACGAGCGTGCGTTTCTGAGCGTGGCTGAGTTTGTACTGTTCTCAGGGAGCAGCGGCAGCCTCCTACTCGTGCTGCTCCTGCACAGGCCATGTCGAGAGAGTCTCCACGGGGTGTTCAGGCAGCTGAGGGACTGCTGTCAAAGCCCAGGGCGCACGCAGCCCAACAGGAACATCATAGCTCCCCATATTGAGATTACAGACACCCTGCAGGATATTGAGTCATAG